TGCGCATTGAACTGGCCGGTGCTGTCGTCCAGGCAATAGCCGCCCTCGGTGATGGTCAGCGAGACGATGCGGATCGCCGGATCGGCCAGGCGGGCGACCACCGCCTCGGAACCATCCTCGCCCACCAACAGCATGTCGCGAATGCTGCCGATCACCCGGACCTCGGTGTCGGGCCGGTCGTCGAGCTCCACCAGGGTGTAGAGGTAGTCCTGGGCGGCCAGTGCGTCGCGCATCGCGCGTTCTTCGGCGCGTGTGCCGATGCCGCAGATGCCCCATTCCAGCCCCTCGCCGGTATTCATCAGCGCATCGGTGTAGGCCGCCTGGTGGGCACGGTGAAAACCGCCCACGCCGATGTGGGCGATGCCGCTGGTGGCCTCGGCCAGGCGGTAGTCGGGGCGTGCGATAGGGACCGGCAGCCGTGGCAGATTCGCTTCGTTCAACTTCATCTCGGGCCTCGCGGGGCTTGAATGTGGGAAAGCCGGGGGCCGGATCGCTGCCATTGCGGGCCGCAGCGATCTGCCGGTAAGTCAGGGCTCGGGTGGCTATGTGTCGGTCAGGCCGCCTGCTGCAGCGACTGGCCGACCGCAACGCCATTGCTGTCGAAGAGGTGGCAATGTTCGGCTTCCAATGTCAGCGACAGCGACTCGCCATAACGCGGGGTGAAGTCGCCACGGATGCGCATGGTCAGCTGCTCGCCGTTGCCGGTGATGACGTGGCAGTAGGTATCACTGCCCAGCCGTTCACTGACGTCGGCCTGCACGGTCAGCTGGCAGTTGCCTTCGCTGCCGCGGTTGAGGTGCTCCGGGCGGATGCCGAGGGTGACCGGATCGCCCGTCTTCAGCGTGGCGCCGCTCAGCGGCAGGAACAGACGGCAACCGGCGTCGAGCTCGACTTCGCAGCCGCTGGCTTCGACACGGCTGGCGCGGCCCTTGAGAAAGCCCATCTTCGGTGTGCCGAGAAAGCCCGCGACGAACAGGTTGGCCGGATGGTGATAAAGCTCCATGGGCGAGCCGACCTGCTCGATGCGCCCGCCGTTGAGCACCACCACCTTGTCGGCCAGGGTCATGGCCTCGACTTGATCGTGAGTCACGTAGATCATCGTGGCCTGCAGTTCCTGGTGCAGGCGCGAAAGCTCCAGGCGCATCTGCACGCGCAGCGCGGCATCGAGGTTGAACAGCGGTTCATCGAAGAGAAACACCTTGGGATTGCGTACGATGGCGCGGCCGATGGCGACGCGCTGGCGCTGGCCGCCGGACAGTTGCCGCGGCTTGCGTTCGAGCAGCGGTTCCAGCTCCAGGGTGCGCGCGGCGGCTTCGATCTTGCGCGCCACTTCCTGCTTGTCGGCCCCGGCTAGATCCAGGGCGAAGGACATGTTCTTGCGCACCGTCATGTGCGGGTAGAGCGCGTAGGTCTGGAACACCATGGCCAGGTCGCGTTTGGCCGGGCTGACATCGGTGATGTCGCGCCCGTCCAGTTCGATGCGCCCGCTACTGACCTCCTCGAGCCCGGCGATCAGGCGCAGCAGGGTGGACTTGCCACAGCCGGAGGGGCCGACGAAGACGACGAACTCGCGGTCGCGGATGTCCAGGTCGATGCCCTTGATGATCTCGTTGCCGTCGAAGCCTTTCTTCAGGTTGTGGATCTTCAGGTCTGCCATGTTCGAATCCTCCGTTGTTCTTGATTGTCAGGCGGCGCTCATTTCACGGCGCCGAACGACAGGCCGCGCACCAGCTGCTTCTGGCTGATCCAGCCGAAGATCAGGATGGGGGCGCAGGCGAGGGTGGAGACGGCCGAGAGCTTGGCCCAGAACAGGCCTTCGGGACTGGAGTACGAGGCGATCAGCGCGGTCAGCGGCGCGGCATTGGACGAGGTCAGGTTCAGCGACCAGAAGGCTTCGTTCCAGCACAGGATCAGCGACAGCAACATGGTCGAGGCGAGCCCGCCCTTGCTGATCGGCAGGAGCACGCGAAGCATCTCCTGCAGCAGCGTGGCGCCGTCCATGCGGGCCGCTTCGAGGATG
This DNA window, taken from Pseudomonas sp. FeN3W, encodes the following:
- the ugpC gene encoding sn-glycerol-3-phosphate ABC transporter ATP-binding protein UgpC produces the protein MADLKIHNLKKGFDGNEIIKGIDLDIRDREFVVFVGPSGCGKSTLLRLIAGLEEVSSGRIELDGRDITDVSPAKRDLAMVFQTYALYPHMTVRKNMSFALDLAGADKQEVARKIEAAARTLELEPLLERKPRQLSGGQRQRVAIGRAIVRNPKVFLFDEPLFNLDAALRVQMRLELSRLHQELQATMIYVTHDQVEAMTLADKVVVLNGGRIEQVGSPMELYHHPANLFVAGFLGTPKMGFLKGRASRVEASGCEVELDAGCRLFLPLSGATLKTGDPVTLGIRPEHLNRGSEGNCQLTVQADVSERLGSDTYCHVITGNGEQLTMRIRGDFTPRYGESLSLTLEAEHCHLFDSNGVAVGQSLQQAA